A region from the Triticum urartu cultivar G1812 chromosome 1, Tu2.1, whole genome shotgun sequence genome encodes:
- the LOC125532698 gene encoding pre-mRNA-splicing factor 18-like has translation MDSSSIDALVSESPVPMDGASIDNLVSQVPVPQPSEVCPGVPRVPCRGRVLPGVMCLRSGRLLRLAPLGERSWFPRYKKLFASLFGFAAHGGLLLPSLIPFASACPFSFFSSTAIFWSSDDWVHCCSIRATPSGPPSVVADVAKAEDRADGSRELSLPREEVIRRLRLLRQPATLFGEDDAARLRGLHDALEDPAAVADVDAAEIGEGQTNNFLRDIQVMRAKAVVVASKPKLGAAERTSEEKEVPFDELCDEDKIVAFFKRLLSEWSQELDEMPDAERRTAKGKAAVATCKQCARYLEPLFKLCRKKALPGDVRRALLDVVWCCMRRDYLAATDSYIKLAIGNSPWPIGVTMVGIHERSAREKIHTNGVAHVMDDETTRKYLQSVKRLMTFCQRRYPTDPSRSVEFNSLANGSDLQSLLAEKGAEKKHPEETLRLVAAS, from the exons ATGGACTCATCCTCCATCGACGCCCTGGTGTCCGAATCCCCAGTGCCGAtggacggcgcctccatcgacaaCCTGGTGTCCCAGGTGCCCGTGCCCCAGCCATCGGAAGTTTGTCCTGGCGTGCCACGAGTCCCGTGCCGCGGCCGCGTTCTCCCAGGGGTCATGTGCCTCCGCTCCGGCCGCCTACTGCGACTTGCCCCCCTAG GCGAGCGCTCGTGGTTTCCTAGATATAAGAAGCTGTTTGCCAGCCTCTTCGGCTTCGCTGCACA TGGTGGCCTTCTGCTTCCGTCCCTCATTCCGTTCGCTTCCGCCTGCCCTTTTTCCTTCTTCAGCAGTACTGCCATTTTTTGGTCCAGCGATGATTGGGTCCACTGCTGCTCGATCCGGGCGACGCCGTCGGGGCCGCCCTCCGTCGTCGCCGACGTGGCGAAGGCCGAAGACCGAGCGGACGGTTCGAGGGAGTTGTCGCTCCCGAGGGAGGAGGTGATCCGGCGCCTGCGTCTGCTGCGCCAGCCGGCCACGCTCTTCGGCGAGGACGACGCCGCGCGCCTCCGCGGCCTCCACGACGCGCTCGAGGACCCCGCCGCGGTCGCGGACGTCGACGCCGCCGAGATCGGGGAGGGGCAGACCAACAACTTCCTCCGCGACATCCAGGTCATGCGCGCCAAGGCCGTGGTCGTGGCGTCCAAGCCCAAGCTCGGCGCGGCCGAGAGGACCAGCGAGGAGAAGGAGGTGCCGTTCGACGAGCTCTGCGACGAGGACAAGATCGTGGCCTTCTTCAAGCGGCTGCTGAGCGAGTGGAGCCAGGAGCTGGACGAGATGCCCGACGCGGAGCGGCGCACGGCCAAGGGCAAGGCCGCGGTGGCCACCTGCAAGCAGTGCGCGCGCTACCTGGAGCCGCTCTTCAAGCTCTGCAGGAAGAAGGCCCTCCCCGGCGACGTCCGGCGCGCGCTGCTGGACGTGGTGTGGTGTTGCATGCGGCGGGACTACCTGGCGGCCACGGACAGCTACATCAAGCTGGCGATAGGCAACTCGCCGTGGCCGATCGGGGTGACCATGGTGGGCATCCACGAGCGGTCGGCCCGGGAGAAGATCCATACCAACGGCGTCGCCCACGTGATGGACGACGAGACGACGCGGAAGTACCTGCAGTCCGTGAAGCGGCTCATGACCTTCTGCCAGCGGAGGTACCCGACGGATCCCTCGAGGTCGGTCGAGTTCAACAGCCTCGCCAACGGCAGCGacctgcagtccctcctcgccgAGAAGGGCGCCGAGAAGAAGCACCCGGAGGAGACGCTCCGGCTGGTGGCTGCCTCCTGA
- the LOC125555035 gene encoding E3 ubiquitin-protein ligase SINA-like 10 produces MHSRFMVMDTWSSWSPERRRSAVRWPSEHAVLARVTVGDASAFHCGVCSLPLEPPIFQCALGLAVCSACRGPGYRRCRAVENILDTVRVSCPHAAHGCGAMLAYYDLHQHRMTCANAPCARCPLGTCCFVGPMAELLDHFITLHELPLTAEDRAGKSFGIDLLDGFNVVSTTVRDGADQHLLLLNVVRQPFGRGIAAVCVRPPPAATASSSSSSAAAASKTVVLELRYSVNRHYQESAFDVPFADLADGFLEDDESAQFIVPKSVHPDDQATMLLTAFISIK; encoded by the exons ATGCATTCGAGGTTCATGGTCATGGACACTTGGAGCAGCTGGTCGCCGGAAAGGCGCCGCTCCGCGGTTCGGTGGCCGTCGGAGCACGCGGTGCTCGCGAGAGTGACGGTGGGGGATGCCAGTGCCTTCCACTGCGGCGTCTGCAGCCTCCCTCTGGAGCCGCCAATCTTCCAG TGCGCTCTGGGGCTGGCGGTGTGCTCGGCGTGCCGCGGCCCAGGCTACCGCCGGTGCCGCGCCGTGGAGAACATCCTGGACACCGTCCGCGTGTCGTGCCCCCACGCCGCTCACGGCTGCGGCGCCATGCTGGCCTACTACGACCTGCACCAGCACCGAATGACGTGCGCCAACGCGCCGTGCGCGCGCTGCCCTTTGGGCACATGCTGTTTCGTCGGCCCAATGGCAGAGCTCCTGGACCACTTCATCACCCTGCACGAGCTGCCGCTGACCGCCGAGGACCGCGCCGGGAAGAGCTTCGGCATCGACCTCCTTGACGGCTTCAACGTCGTCTCCACGACGGTCCGCGACGGCGCCGACCAGCACTTGCTCCTGCTAAACGTTGTGCGCCAGCCGTTTGGTCGCGGGATCGCCGCGGTCTGCGTGCGGCCTCCGCCCGCTGCCaccgcgtcgtcgtcgtcgtcctcggcAGCGGCCGCGTCCAAGACGGTGGTACTCGAGCTCCGCTACTCGGTCAATCGCCATTACCAAGAATCTGCATTCGATGTGCCTTTCGCGGATCTCGCCGATGGGTTCCTGGAAGACGACGAGTCGGCCCAGTTCATCGTGCCCAAGTCTGTTCATCCGGACGACCAGGCTACTATGCTCCTCACGGCCTTCATTTCCATCAAATAG